In Papaver somniferum cultivar HN1 chromosome 9, ASM357369v1, whole genome shotgun sequence, the genomic stretch tccatcttttaTCAAAGATAGCCTTAATTACAGCCCAAGTActatcatcttgactgaaattctcctcGAGTTTCTCCCTTGCTATCCTCATTGCTTCATAAAAACAAGGCATTGTAGGTTTGCGCTCGATATCCACTAACCTTACAACCTTAACCAAAGGCTTTAGCACTCTACAAGAATAATCAACATCTTACCAAAATGTACCGCTTGTGACAATTTTAAGTACATTAATTCCCATAGTTTCTTTTGCAAACCTCATTTTCAACCacttatcattcacaaacattatttgcaaatgGGTTTTATACTTTGCAAGACTTTCTAGTGTGTAGTACTGAGTTGCAAATCTAGTCTTTGTAGACCTATGTAATTCACCACCGATCATATCCCTCATTAAGCTTAATACTTGAAAATGAGCATAAATATATGTAACGAGTCTCTTACCTAGAATGACGGCTGTCTTGATTCGTGGAAGCTTGCCACCAAGTTCTTCTAGCATCAACTGAACACAATGAGCACCACAAGGAGTCCAAAACATATTTGGGTATTCAAGCATTAAATCTTTCCCTGCCTTTTTAAAATTTGAACCATTATCGGTAATGAACTGAACTATATTTTCTTCCCCAACATCGTTAATTACCTCTTTTACAAGCCCACGTATAAAATCAGCATCAGTGGTTCTGTTTGACGCATCCACAGACTTCAAAAAAACTGTCCCTTTCGGACAATTCACCAAAAAGTTAATAAGATGTCGCTTTTTCCCGTCTGTCCAGCCATCAGACATGATAGAACATCCAAACCTCTTCCAATGTTCCCTAAATGTATCAACAAATTTCTTCATTTCTACTAACCGGTCCTTGAAAAGATTCGTACGAATCTGATGGTAAGATGGTGGGGGCATAGCTaacaaaaaacaacataaaaagcAAAAGTAAACCAAATGAATATATGATAAGAAGAACAGATTAAAGCACGTATTATAGCTAAAATCAACTGAGCATATCACAACTGCTTACCTTTCCCATAGTCGCCTATTGCATATATCATTTCTTTGAAACTTGGGCAACGAACAGTGTTAAATGATACTGAATTCTCAGTCATCCAAGCTGAAATGCATTTCCATGCAGTCTTCATTAACTTCTCTTTCACAGCTGAGTCTCTTTCAAGAGTGGCCTGTTGAGTTTTTTGGTGGTCTGTCTTCATATATAAATCAATTGGACCTCTACTATTACTTTGGCTTATCCTCTTTCTCTTTGTCTGATTCTGAGAAACTAGTTGACTAGCACCCACACCAGCACTAGCACCAGCACCACGACTGCCCATATTGCCATCAATTCCAACTTCTTGTTCTTCAACATCGGTATTAGCATCAGAGGCTTCATCTGAGTTGTTTGCACGCCGATACGCTAAATCAATGTTATCCTTATGAGCTTTTTTGGTCCTCTTTACAGAATTCACCAGACCAACTTTGTTCATAATATCAATGGACACATTTGGACATGAAGAAACATTCCCTTTAATATGTAAAAGATGCTCCTTAAGCCTAGTAATTCCACCACCACGAATTAATTTCTTACATAACAAACAAGTAATTATATTTTGATTTGCTAGGTCTTGGCGTTCACCCCATTCCCATGCTGGATCTTTAGTTTGAGTAGCCGAAGAAGAGGGCAATAAATCACAGGTAGTGTTTGCCGTATTTGAATTTGATGCATTAGAAGAATCCATAATCACAACCTACAACagaaataaaacaaattaaatcccAGGAACAGACTGATAATGTATGCAACTACATACTAATACTAtcatcaacaacacaacaaattAAAAACCTCAACATTtccatcaacaacacaacagatTAAACCTCAACATTTCCATCAACAACCAATCTTAAGGAAATCAGTAGCAATAAGTAAAACAGAAAATTCAAATCCAAATCCCTAAAAcagaaacaaacaaaacaaaagtgcAATAAGTATGTAAATAGACCTGAACCAAGCAAGAAAGACATTATAGAAAGAATATTATCACACAACTGTAGCTTCTTTGGGATTAATATGTAAGCAGTGAAAATCAGtacacaaaaattaaaatcgtTGTAATCTGTAAAGACATGGAGCTATCTATTTTAATACCCAGTTGCTAGATGAACTGTTTTGATGTTTCTTCAGCGACTTTCCCTTTGCTGGATATGCATATAAGATGTATCTTCCCTTGGACCTAAATTGCAAAAATCTAGCATCAGTTTTGGGTACCAGACTACCAGTatttgttaatgatcaaaaccaaaTTACATTCCAATAgttttcttaaaaaccctaaaatacacCAAAGTATGAACAAAGATTGACATAATCCATTTGAAATAGTTGACATAGATTGACATAATcgattaatgatcaaaactaaccTCTTGTTAAGATAGAATCAACTGAATCTCGCCAttaaaatagagaagaagaacctGCAACGAAATTTTTGGAATTTAATCTCTACCCTTTGCGTATCGATGGGATTTAGGGATTAAATCTCTTCCCTTCTCTTATAATCACGAAAATGCCCTCAGAAATTACAGCAAATGACAAATATCGCCGATAATaccgatattatcggtgtacTGTATTTCCCGTATCGGACGGTATTATCGGCAAAAAAATCGTATTGCGATATCGGGATTTCCGTATCGCTCAGTGTCCGATACCGGTAATATCGCCGATATTTCGGCCGGTATGGacgaaattgactacattggttaTAGGTTATTCCGCCTGCACACGTGTGGTGTAGTGTGTATAGTGGGGCGAACCTATAAAGTTCGCTTGAGGACATGCGTTGGTATTAATTCCTCTTCATCAGGCGTTGTTGATAAAAACTTCGTCTCTCCATGGCGCGTTCATTATACACTCGCGCCGCAACATGCGTTAATATAATCTACGCCCCAAAACAGGCGTTGTTACTATCTACGCCCTAAATAAGCGATGTTTTGTACCCCGTCCCTCAACAGACGAACATTATATATGCGCTCGACCAAATATGCTCC encodes the following:
- the LOC113312195 gene encoding uncharacterized protein LOC113312195 — its product is MGSRGAGASAGVGASQLVSQNQTKRKRISQSNSRGPIDLYMKTDHQKTQQATLERDSAVKEKLMKTAWKCISAWMTENSVSFNTVRCPSFKEMIYAIGDYGKAMPPPSYHQIRTNLFKDRLVEMKKFVDTFREHWKRFGCSIMSDGWTDGKKRHLINFLVNCPKGTVFLKSVDASNRTTDADFIRGLVKEVINDVGEENIVQFITDNGSNFKKAGKDLMLEYPNMFWTPCGAHCVQLMLEELGGKLPRIKTAVILGKRLVTYIYAHFQVLSLMRDMIGGELHRSTKTRFATQYYTLESLAKYKTHLQIMFVNDKWLKMRVLKPLVKVVRLVDIERKPTMPCFYEAMRIAREKLEENFSQDDSTWAKSKGDFIQQCKGLFPMKKILRKLQLN